One genomic window of Monodelphis domestica isolate mMonDom1 chromosome 1, mMonDom1.pri, whole genome shotgun sequence includes the following:
- the STC2 gene encoding stanniocalcin-2: MCVERFSQLVTLALVLASFDPVLGTEATNPPEGTQDRASPQKGRLSLQNTAEIQHCLVNAGDVGCGVFECFENNSCEIRGLHDICMTFLHNAGKFDAQGKSFIKDALKCKAHALRHKFSCISRKCPAIKEMVFQLQRECYLKHNLCSAAKENIQVMVEMIHFKDLLLHEPYVDLVNMLLTCGEEVKEAITRSVQAQCEQNWGSLCSILSFCTSAAQGEPAATPERQLQAEGSKALRAYQGDLGFHLPESSGRDASRGAKGEKGSKIHPNAHLRGKAGGQGAQGSNDWEDERAEYSDIRR; this comes from the exons ATGTGTGTGGAGCGGTTCAGCCAATTAGTGACCCTGGCGTTGGTGTTGGCCAGCTTCGATCCCGTGCTGGGGACTGAAGCCACTAACCCACCCGAAGGGACGCAGGACAGAGCCTCTCCGCAGAAAGGGCGGCTCTCCCTGCAAAATACAG CGGAAATCCAACATTGCTTGGTGAATGCTGGCGATGTGGGATGTGGAGTATTTGAGTGCTTTGAAAACAACTCTTGTGAGATTCGAGGCTTGCATGATATTTGTATGACCTTCCTGCACAACGCTGGAAAATTCGATGCCCAG GGTAAGTCCTTCATCAAAGATGCCCTGAAGTGTAAAGCCCATGCCTTGAGACATAAATTCAGCTGCATCAGCCGGAAGTGCCCAGCCATTAAGGAGATGGTATTCCAATTACAGCGGGAATGCTACCTGAAACACAACCTCTGCTCTGCTGCCAAAGAGAACATACAAGTGATGGTGGAGATGATCCATTTCAAAGATCTGCTACTGCATGA ACCCTACGTGGACCTGGTGAACATGCTGCTGACGTGTGGTGAAGAGGTGAAGGAGGCCATCACCCGGAGCGTGCAGGCTCAGTGTGAACAGAACTGGGGAAGCCTTTGCTCCATCCTGAGCTTCTGCACCTCAGCTGCCCAAGGGGAGCCGGCAGCCACTCCCGAGAGACAGCTGCAGGCTGAGGGCTCCAAGGCCCTCCGCGCTTATCAAGGGGATCTAGGCTTCCACCTCCCAGAGTCAAGTGGGAGGGATGCTTCCAGAGGTGCCAAGGGGGAAAAAGGTAGCAAGATCCACCCAAATGCCCACCTCCGTGGCAAAGCTGGGGGCCAAGGAGCCCAGGGAAGTAATGACTGGGAGGATGAACGGGCTGAGTATTCAGATATCCGGAGGTGA